A section of the Clostridium omnivorum genome encodes:
- a CDS encoding YhfC family intramembrane metalloprotease, with protein MVSNSVIYMMAFAAIFSLLFPIGLFIFFKLKDKISVKPVILGVLTFIVFSQILEKLMHVFVMNNNLITAPLLFAIYGALAAGVFEEVGRYIIMKLFMKKETEWKDGIAFGIGHGGIEAILLACFGNLTYIFYAKLINAGLFEKTLSGKAPAATIAAIKSSLISATPALTSLGAFERLFAIIAHLGFSLIVIYSVKSKKPIYLLIAIIAHAVMDFPAGLAQVHILNNIWFVEGFFAIFSIAMLIFIVKSKEIFKNLNT; from the coding sequence ATGGTAAGTAATTCTGTCATCTATATGATGGCCTTTGCAGCTATCTTTTCCTTGCTATTTCCAATTGGTTTATTTATCTTTTTCAAATTAAAAGATAAGATATCCGTTAAACCAGTTATACTTGGCGTACTAACCTTTATAGTTTTTTCACAAATCTTAGAAAAACTCATGCATGTGTTTGTAATGAATAACAATTTGATAACTGCGCCTCTACTATTTGCTATTTATGGCGCATTAGCTGCTGGTGTTTTTGAAGAGGTTGGAAGATATATTATAATGAAACTATTTATGAAGAAAGAAACAGAGTGGAAGGATGGTATAGCATTTGGAATTGGTCACGGAGGTATAGAGGCCATATTACTGGCATGCTTTGGTAACTTAACTTATATTTTTTATGCAAAACTCATCAACGCTGGGCTTTTTGAAAAAACATTGAGTGGTAAAGCACCTGCAGCAACAATTGCTGCAATAAAAAGCTCTCTCATAAGCGCCACTCCTGCTTTAACTTCTTTAGGTGCATTTGAAAGATTGTTTGCTATAATAGCTCACTTAGGTTTTTCTTTAATAGTGATCTATTCAGTAAAGTCTAAAAAGCCTATATATCTATTAATTGCAATTATAGCACATGCAGTAATGGACTTCCCGGCGGGCCTTGCTCAAGTACATATACTTAATAATATATGGTTTGTTGAAGGCTTCTTTGCAATATTCTCTATAGCAATGCTTATATTTATTGTAAAGTCCAAAGAGATTTTTAAGAATTTAAACACTTAA
- a CDS encoding APC family permease gives MEQNTKLKKDIGLVIATALVAGNMMGSGIFMLPATLADKSGPGATMFAWIVTALGSIFLALSFARLGTKVPKTGGPYEYSKLAFGDFMGFMSAWLYWNGSWIGNAAVVIAVSSYAGKLIPAIGNSQLGAFLFASIVLWIFTIINIFGVRKAGKIQTTITFFELGLFLLFIIVAALHFNVSNLLPLFPAEKGLGTMPSAATSTLWAFVGLESASIAAGEIKNPEKNVAKSTIIGIIIVAVMYMAINFFAMGAMPNGALAKSSAPLADILSQYFGSGITNFITIGAVISILGTTVGWLLSTARVAYAAGKDGMFPEFFAKVHPKYNTPYVAIIIGSVLVNVLLLLNYNKTTNAAFNFIILLATLSFLPIYAMTSAADMILIVKKEKNFNLWNFIKNSFIPLVGFLYACWTIYGSGAETVMYGFLLMLAGVPFYIYMTLKNKERCDSIRNFDKIA, from the coding sequence ATGGAACAAAATACAAAATTAAAGAAGGATATAGGGCTTGTAATTGCCACAGCTCTAGTAGCTGGAAATATGATGGGATCGGGTATATTTATGTTGCCTGCAACTTTGGCGGACAAGTCAGGACCAGGAGCAACTATGTTTGCATGGATAGTTACAGCGCTTGGGTCAATATTTTTAGCATTATCCTTTGCTAGACTAGGAACAAAGGTACCAAAGACTGGAGGACCTTATGAATACTCAAAGCTTGCCTTCGGAGATTTCATGGGTTTTATGAGTGCATGGTTATATTGGAATGGATCATGGATAGGTAATGCTGCAGTAGTAATAGCAGTATCTAGTTATGCAGGAAAGCTAATACCTGCCATAGGAAATAGCCAATTAGGAGCATTTTTATTTGCGTCAATAGTACTATGGATATTCACTATAATAAACATATTTGGAGTTAGAAAAGCAGGTAAGATTCAGACAACAATAACATTCTTTGAATTAGGACTATTTTTATTATTTATAATTGTAGCTGCACTACACTTCAATGTATCAAACTTATTACCACTATTCCCTGCTGAAAAAGGACTAGGCACAATGCCAAGTGCTGCTACTTCAACACTTTGGGCATTTGTTGGTCTTGAAAGCGCATCTATAGCAGCAGGTGAAATTAAGAATCCTGAAAAGAACGTAGCAAAGAGTACTATCATCGGAATCATAATTGTTGCTGTTATGTATATGGCAATTAATTTCTTTGCAATGGGTGCAATGCCAAATGGAGCACTTGCTAAGAGCAGCGCACCATTAGCAGATATTTTATCTCAATATTTTGGTTCTGGAATTACAAACTTTATAACTATTGGTGCTGTAATCAGTATTCTAGGAACTACAGTTGGATGGCTTCTATCTACAGCTCGTGTAGCATATGCAGCAGGAAAGGATGGAATGTTCCCTGAATTCTTTGCAAAGGTTCATCCAAAATATAATACACCTTATGTAGCTATAATTATAGGATCTGTATTAGTTAATGTACTTTTATTATTGAACTATAATAAAACCACAAATGCAGCTTTTAACTTTATAATACTATTAGCAACACTATCTTTCTTGCCAATATATGCAATGACTTCGGCAGCAGATATGATACTAATAGTTAAAAAGGAAAAGAATTTCAACTTGTGGAATTTTATAAAGAATTCTTTTATACCACTTGTAGGATTTCTATATGCATGCTGGACAATCTATGGTTCAGGTGCAGAAACAGTAATGTATGGATTCCTTCTAATGCTAGCTGGGGTACCATTCTATATTTATATGACCTTAAAGAATAAAGAGAGATGTGATTCAATAAGAAATTTTGATAAGATTGCTTAA